The sequence TTACTCGTCCCGCTTCCGGCCTTTGATCGCCCGTTCCATCTCCCGGCCGGCTTCACGGGTTTTCAGAGACTCGCGCCGGTCATACAGTTTCTTGCCCTTGGCCAGACCGAGTTCGACCTTCACCTGGCCACGCTTGGAAAAATACAGACGGAGCGGAATCAGCGTCAGCCCTTTCTGCTGGGTCTTGCCGAGCAGCTTGTTGATCTCTTTCTTGTGCAGCAACAGCTTCCGGACCCGCAGCGGGTCGTGGTTCATGATGTTCCCATGGCTGTAGGGGCTGATATGGCAATGGTGGAGAAAGACTTCGCCTTCGTGCACGCTCGCGTAACTCTCTTGCAGATTCACCCGCCCCTCGCGCAGCGATTTGACCTCGGTTCCCCTGAGGACAATGCCGGCTTCGTACTTCTCTTCGATAAAATAGTCGTGGTAGGCCTTCCGGTTGGTGGCGATGACTTTGTATTGATCGTCGGTGTCTTTGCTCATCGGTGTCCTGCCTGCCCGCCGCCTTGACCCGTTTCTTGGCTACGGCCTAAGATGCCTCATGCCTCGCTACAGTCCGTTCGATTCGCTGGGATCCATCCTCTCAGGCCTTGCCAAACGGCTGGGCCTGGAGTCCCACTTGGTGGAGCTGCGCCTGCAACAGCACTGGCGCGAGATCGTCGGAGAGCCGATCGCCTCGCACACCTGGCCCGCCCAGCTGCGCGCAAAAAAGCTCTACCTGATCGTGCCGAATTCAGTCTGGCTTCAGCAACTCACCTTCTTGAAACCCACCCTGCTGGCCAAATTGAACGAGGCGGCCGGTACGGAACTGGTCACCGAGATCATCCTGCGCCTGGGCGAGATCCCCGCGCCGGCCGCAGCCTCCTCTGCCGAACCGGCTGCCACGAGCAACCCGGCGCCCGTTCCCGACATCTCACCAGCTGAAGCCGCGTCTCACACGGCCGTGATCCAAGACCCTGATATCCGCAAGCGCTTTACAGAGGTGATATCGACGTATCCCGCTCGGACTCCGTCTCCACCGGAAGGGGATCCGTCACGCGTCCCTTGAACAGCACACGCGTCGCGCCGGACAGCGCTCCTGGCTTGGGCAGAGGGCCGAGCCCGCCTTCTTCGTCCTGCTCCTGCAGCCAATAGTATCCGCGGACGGACTTCTCGAACTCTGACACGACCGCCGCGTCCCCGGCCACATATTTGGCCAGCACCTCGGGGTCCGTCCAGCCGTCGTCATTGAACACATAGATCAGGATTCGCCGATACCGTCCGCCCGGATCGTCCGGCGTCGTGGGCCGGACCTTCATGCTTCCAAAATCGTGCGTCTGGTGGCCAACCTTGCGAAACCGGTTCAGCAAGGTCTCGATCTGCTGATCCGTCGTCGCGGGAGGCACATGCGTGGCGACCAGATGGCCGTTTTGCGAGCCGACGCTGTAGGGGGGAATCGACCGGTCGGGACGGCTGAGGTACATCCCTCCCCAGATGAGCGCAAAGGAACCCACAAAGACACTGATCGCCAATTTGACGACCGTGTCCAGCGGCTTCTTGGGCGCCGGACCGGAGGAGGGCGTTGGGACGGAGGCTTGTTCGTGCATGGAAGACCCTGCGCCGCCCGGCGCGGTGGACCGCGTGACCAGCCGGATCAGGCGCCGGGCGTCTCCTCCGCAGCCGGATCTTCTCGTTCACCCACGACTTCCGCCAGCCGGGCCACGCCGATCACCCGATCGTCCTCGCCGTCGAGATCGAGCACGCGGACGCCCTGGGTGTTCCGGCCGACTTCGCGAATGTCATCGACTTTGCAGCGGAGCAACTTGCCTTTCGCGGCCATCAGCATGATCTCGTCGCCCTCACGGACCTGGAGGAATCCGACCGCCAGCCCATTCCGCTCGGTCGTCTTGACGCTGATGATCCCTTTGCCGCCGCGGCCCTGGACACGGTAATCATTCACCGGCGTGCGTTTGCCATAGCCGCCTTCCGTCACCGTCAGAATCGCCGTGGTCGAATCGGGCGTGATGGTTTCCATGCCGATCACTTCGTCACCTTCTTCCAGCGTAATGCCGCGGACGCCGTGGGCGGTCCGGCCCATGGGCCGCGCATCTTCTTCTTTGAATCGAATCGTGATGCCTTGTTTCGTCCCCAACAGAATTTCCCGCTGGCCGTCCGTCACGTGCACCGCGATGAGCTTGTCGCCGGGATCCAGCGACAGCGCGATGATGCCGCCCTGGCGCGGGTTGCTGTAGGCCGACAGTTCCGTTTTCTTGATCACGCCCTGTTTCGTCGCCATCACGACATACCGGTCGTCGCGGTATTCCTTCACCGGCATGGTCGCCGTGACCTTCTCGTCCTTCGACAGGGCGAGCAGGTTCACGAGGGCCTTCCCCTTCGCGCCCCGGCTGGCTTCCGGAATCTCGTGCACCTTCAGCCAGAACACTTTCCCCGCATCGGTGAAGAACAGGAGCGAGTCGTGCGTCGAGGCGGTAAACAGCGTTTCCACGAAGTCCTCGTCCTTGATGCCCATCCCGATCTTGCCCTTCCCGCCGCGCCGTTGGGCGCGATAGAGGGAGACGGCATTCCGCTTGATGTATCCGGTATGGGAAATCGTGACGACGACTTCTTCTTCCGCGATGAGATCCTCCAGGGTGAACTCCGCTTCCTCTTTCACGATCTGCGTGCGGCGTGCGTCCTTGTAGGCCTCCCGGACTTCGGCCAGCTCGTCCTGGATAATCTTGCGGACCAAGGCTTCACTGGCCAGCACGGACTTGAGGTACTCGATCTGCTTGAGGACGTCCTGATATTCCTCCACCAGCTTCTGGCGCTCGAGCTGGGTGAGCCGCTGCAGGCGCATCTCCAGAATCGCGCCCGCCTGGATGTCGCTCAATCCGAACTGGCTCATGAGCCCCGCCCGCGCTTCGTCCGGCGATTGCGAACGGCGGATGAGGGCGATGACGGCATCCAGATTGTCGAGGGCGATCTTGAGGCCTTCGAGGATATGGGCCCGCTCCTCGGCCTTGCGCAACTCATAGGCGGTCCGGCGGACGATGACTTCCCGCCGGTGCTCGATGAAGTGATGCAGGATCTGCTTCAGATTCAGCACTTCCGGCCGGTTGTTCACCAGCGCGAGCATGATGACGCCGAAGGTCGTTTCCAGCTGCGTGTGCTTGTACAGATTGTTCAAGACGATGAGCGGGATCTCGCCGCGCTTCAACTCGATGACCACCCGCACCCCTTCGCGATCGGAGGATTCGTCGCGCAGGTCGGCGATGCCCTTGATCCGTTCGTCTTGCACCAGCTCGGCGATCTTCTCGATCAGCCTGGCCTTGTTCACCTGATAGGGGATTTCGGTGACGATCAGCCGTTCGCGGTCGGTCCGTTCGTCCGTCTCGACATTGACCTTCGCCCGCACCTTCAGGAGGCCGCGGCCCGTTTCGTACGCGTCCTTGATGCCGCTCATGCCATAGATAAATCCCGCGGTGGGAAAATCCGGGCCGGGAATTTTCTTCATGAGCTGGGCGACGGTCACCTCGGGGTTCTCCAGCAAGAGGAGCAGCCCGTCGATCACCTCGCCGATGTTATGCGTGGGAATATTGGTCGCGTAACCGACGGCGATGCCGCCCGCGCCGTTGATCAGCAGATTCGGCACGCGGGTCGGAAGGACCAGCGGTTCCTGGAGCGATTCGTCATAGTTGGGGCCGAAGTCGACCGTTTCCTTGTCGATGTCCGCCAGCAGATCTTCCGCCAGCTTGGTCATGCGCGCTTCCGTGTAGCGCATCGCCGCCGCGGAATCGCCGTCCATCGAGCCGTAGTTGCCCTGGCCGTCCACCAGGGGATAGCGCATGTTGAAATCCTGCGCCATGCGCACAAGGGTATCGTAGATGGCCGAGTCGCCATGGGGATGGTAATTACCCATGATTTCGCCGACGATCTTGGCCGACTTGCGGTAAGCCCGATTGTGGGCCAGGCCCATTTCGTTCATGCCGAAGAGGATGCGGCGATGCACCGGCTTGAGTCCGTCGCGCACGTCCGGCAGCGCCCGTCCCACGATCACGCTCATGGCGTAATCCAGGTACGACGACTTCATCTCATCTTCAATGGCGATATACCCTAAGCGTTCATCAGGCGGCATTCTGGCTCCATTGGCAGGCGAGAGGCACGGGGCGCGGGGCCAGAGGGTATATCCTTACCTCTAGCCTCGTGCCACTAACCCCTCGCCATTTTTTAGACGTCCAAATTTCTCACTTCGAGCGCATGTTCTTGGATGAAGTTGCGGCGCGGCTCGACTTCGTCACCCATCAAGATCGTGAAGATTTCATCCACGCCGGGGATATCCTCCAGCTTCACCTTGAGGAGCGTCCTGGTTTCGGGGTCCATGGTCGTCTCCCACAACTGGGAGGGATTCATTTCTCCCAGCCCTTTATAGCGCTGGATGCCCAACCCTTGTTTCCCGATGTCGATGATGGCCTTGACCAGCTCCGACGTGCCCGAGACCGTCTGCTCCTGCCCCTTGGCCTTGAGCTTGTACGGCGCGCGGCCCAGCCCGATCGTCGAGGGGGCCAGCTTCTGCAATTCCCGGAAGTCCGCCGAGCCGACCAATTCATGCGTCAGGTCCAGCGTGTGCACCATCCCGTTGCCGGTGATGCGCACCACGACTTTGTTCGACTGATGCTCTTCGTCCTCGACGATTTCCAGATTGGCCGTGGACTTGGGATAGACGGCTTCCAGCACCCGCTTGGCGTTGGCGACGACCTGCGCCAGCGCGGCCCGGTTCTTCAACAGCTCGCGGTCAAGACCCGGCTCGTCCACGAAGGCCCGGAGAATCGTCGCTTCATGCTGTTTCTTATTGAGGCGCTGCAGGAACGTTTCAAACGCGATCAGTTTCTTCAGCACCGGCAGGAGCCGGCGGCCCGTCACGTAGCTCTGGCTGCCCTCGACGTACACTTCGACGTCTTCCACCGCCAGATCCGCCAGGTATTCGTTGAGCAGCCCTTCGTCCTTGAGATATTTCTCCGTCTTGCCCTTCTTCACTTTGAAGAGGGGAGGCTGCGCGATATAGATGTAGCCGCGCTCGAGCAGCTCCGGCATCTGGCGGAAGAAGAACGTCAGCAAGAGCGTCCGGATGTGGCTGCCGTCCACATCGGCGTCGGTCATGAGGATGATCTTGTGATACCGCGCCTTGGCGATGTCGAAGGCGTCTTTCTCCGGCTTGTCGCCCTCTTCCCGCTTGCGGCCGATGCCGGTGCCGAGCGCCATGATGAGCGTGCGGATTTCGTCGCTCGTCAGCATCTTGTCGAACCGGGCTTTCTCGACGTTGAGAATCTTGCCCTTGAGCGGAAGGATGGCCTGGTATTTCCGGTCGCGGCCCTGCTTGGCCGAGCCGCCGGCCGAATCTCCCTCGACGATGTACAGTTCGCTGAGCGCCGGATCTTTTTCCGCGCAGTCGGCCAGCTTGCCGGGGAGCGAGCCCCCGTCGAGCGCGCTCTTCCGGCGAATCAGCTCCTTCGCCTTCCGGGCCGCCTCGCGCGCGCGCGCGGCATCGATGGCTTTCCCGATGATCTTCCGGGCGACAGGCGGATTCTCCTCGAAATAGGTGCCGAGCGCCTCGTTGACCGCCGCTTCGACGATGCCCTTCACCTCGCTGTTGCCCAGCTTGGCCTTGGTTTGGCCTTCGAACTGGGGATTGCGCACCTTCACGCTGACGACCGCCGTCAACCCTTCGCGCACATCGTCGCCGCTGAGCGATTCGGTTTCTTTTTTCAGCAGATCGTTGGCGTTCGCGTAACTGTTGATCGTGCGGGTGAGCGCCGCTTTGAAACCGACCAGGTGCGTGCCGCCTTCTTTCGTATTGATGTTGTTGGCGAACGAAAACAGATTCTCCGCATAGCTGTCGTTGTATTGCAGCGCCAGCTCCAGGATCATGTCCGGCTTTTCGACGTTCACATAGATCGGCTTGTGAATCGGCGTCTTCGCCTCGTTGAGATGCTCGACGAAGGACACGATGCCGCCCTTGTACTTGAAGGTCTGCTCCTTTTCCTTGCGCTCGTCCTTCAGGAGGATCTCGAGACCCTTGTTCAAGAACGCCAGCTCGCGGAGCCGTTGCGCCAGAATATCGAAGCTGTACTCCAGCACCTCGAAGATCTGCCCATCCGGCTTGAACGTCACCTTCGTGCCGCGCCGTTTCGTCTTGCCGGTCACTTGCAGCGGCGCGCCGGGTTTGCCGCGCTCGTACCGCTGCTCGAACACCTGGCCGTCCTGCCAGATTTCGAGTTCCAGCCATTCGGAGAGCGCGTTGACGACCGAGATGCCGACGCCGTGCAGACCGCCTGACACCGTGTAGGCGCCCTGCTCGAATTTGCCGCCGGCGTGGAGGACGGTCAACGCCACTTCGGCCGCCGATTTCTTTTGTGTCGAATGCATGCCGGTGGGAATGCCCCGGCCGTTATCGATGACCGTGACGCTGCCATCGATATGGATGGTGACCTCGATGGTTTCGCCGAACCCCGCCATGTGCTCGTCGACGCTGTTGTCGACCACTTCGTACACGAGGTGGTGCAATCCGTCGACGCCCGTGCTGCCGATATACATGGCCGGGCGTTTCCGCACGGCGTCGAGGCCTTCGAGGACTTTGATTTGGTCGGCGTTATAACTGTCGGACTTGGGCTTGCTGATCGACTCGTTCGTGGCCATCCGTCTCCTAGATCTTAATGGGCATTACAACGCACTTGAACCCCGGACTCTCGGACTCCTGGATCAAGCAGGGGCTGAGCGGCGT comes from Nitrospira sp. and encodes:
- the gyrB gene encoding DNA topoisomerase (ATP-hydrolyzing) subunit B, translating into MATNESISKPKSDSYNADQIKVLEGLDAVRKRPAMYIGSTGVDGLHHLVYEVVDNSVDEHMAGFGETIEVTIHIDGSVTVIDNGRGIPTGMHSTQKKSAAEVALTVLHAGGKFEQGAYTVSGGLHGVGISVVNALSEWLELEIWQDGQVFEQRYERGKPGAPLQVTGKTKRRGTKVTFKPDGQIFEVLEYSFDILAQRLRELAFLNKGLEILLKDERKEKEQTFKYKGGIVSFVEHLNEAKTPIHKPIYVNVEKPDMILELALQYNDSYAENLFSFANNINTKEGGTHLVGFKAALTRTINSYANANDLLKKETESLSGDDVREGLTAVVSVKVRNPQFEGQTKAKLGNSEVKGIVEAAVNEALGTYFEENPPVARKIIGKAIDAARAREAARKAKELIRRKSALDGGSLPGKLADCAEKDPALSELYIVEGDSAGGSAKQGRDRKYQAILPLKGKILNVEKARFDKMLTSDEIRTLIMALGTGIGRKREEGDKPEKDAFDIAKARYHKIILMTDADVDGSHIRTLLLTFFFRQMPELLERGYIYIAQPPLFKVKKGKTEKYLKDEGLLNEYLADLAVEDVEVYVEGSQSYVTGRRLLPVLKKLIAFETFLQRLNKKQHEATILRAFVDEPGLDRELLKNRAALAQVVANAKRVLEAVYPKSTANLEIVEDEEHQSNKVVVRITGNGMVHTLDLTHELVGSADFRELQKLAPSTIGLGRAPYKLKAKGQEQTVSGTSELVKAIIDIGKQGLGIQRYKGLGEMNPSQLWETTMDPETRTLLKVKLEDIPGVDEIFTILMGDEVEPRRNFIQEHALEVRNLDV
- a CDS encoding DUF721 domain-containing protein encodes the protein MPRYSPFDSLGSILSGLAKRLGLESHLVELRLQQHWREIVGEPIASHTWPAQLRAKKLYLIVPNSVWLQQLTFLKPTLLAKLNEAAGTELVTEIILRLGEIPAPAAASSAEPAATSNPAPVPDISPAEAASHTAVIQDPDIRKRFTEVISTYPARTPSPPEGDPSRVP
- the smpB gene encoding SsrA-binding protein SmpB codes for the protein MSKDTDDQYKVIATNRKAYHDYFIEEKYEAGIVLRGTEVKSLREGRVNLQESYASVHEGEVFLHHCHISPYSHGNIMNHDPLRVRKLLLHKKEINKLLGKTQQKGLTLIPLRLYFSKRGQVKVELGLAKGKKLYDRRESLKTREAGREMERAIKGRKRDE
- the gyrA gene encoding DNA gyrase subunit A, giving the protein MPPDERLGYIAIEDEMKSSYLDYAMSVIVGRALPDVRDGLKPVHRRILFGMNEMGLAHNRAYRKSAKIVGEIMGNYHPHGDSAIYDTLVRMAQDFNMRYPLVDGQGNYGSMDGDSAAAMRYTEARMTKLAEDLLADIDKETVDFGPNYDESLQEPLVLPTRVPNLLINGAGGIAVGYATNIPTHNIGEVIDGLLLLLENPEVTVAQLMKKIPGPDFPTAGFIYGMSGIKDAYETGRGLLKVRAKVNVETDERTDRERLIVTEIPYQVNKARLIEKIAELVQDERIKGIADLRDESSDREGVRVVIELKRGEIPLIVLNNLYKHTQLETTFGVIMLALVNNRPEVLNLKQILHHFIEHRREVIVRRTAYELRKAEERAHILEGLKIALDNLDAVIALIRRSQSPDEARAGLMSQFGLSDIQAGAILEMRLQRLTQLERQKLVEEYQDVLKQIEYLKSVLASEALVRKIIQDELAEVREAYKDARRTQIVKEEAEFTLEDLIAEEEVVVTISHTGYIKRNAVSLYRAQRRGGKGKIGMGIKDEDFVETLFTASTHDSLLFFTDAGKVFWLKVHEIPEASRGAKGKALVNLLALSKDEKVTATMPVKEYRDDRYVVMATKQGVIKKTELSAYSNPRQGGIIALSLDPGDKLIAVHVTDGQREILLGTKQGITIRFKEEDARPMGRTAHGVRGITLEEGDEVIGMETITPDSTTAILTVTEGGYGKRTPVNDYRVQGRGGKGIISVKTTERNGLAVGFLQVREGDEIMLMAAKGKLLRCKVDDIREVGRNTQGVRVLDLDGEDDRVIGVARLAEVVGEREDPAAEETPGA